One Dioscorea cayenensis subsp. rotundata cultivar TDr96_F1 chromosome 15, TDr96_F1_v2_PseudoChromosome.rev07_lg8_w22 25.fasta, whole genome shotgun sequence genomic region harbors:
- the LOC120278152 gene encoding probable aldo-keto reductase 1 isoform X2, protein MIPRVKLGTQGLEVSKLGFGCMGLSWAYNSPVPEEQGIGIIKHAFNQGITFFDTSDIYGPHTNEILVGKALKELPREKIQLATKFGVERSSRDGAMVVNGRPEYVRACCEASLKRLQVDYIDLYYQHRIDQTVPIEETIGELKKLVAEGKVKYIGLSEASPDTIRRAHAVHPISAVQMEWSLWARDIEQEIIPLCRELGIGIVPYSPLGRGFFGGKGVVERLSENTFLASHPRFVGENLERNKSTVCES, encoded by the exons ATGATCCCAAGGGTGAAGCTGGGAACACAGGGATTGGAG GTGTCGAAGTTGGGGTTTGGATGCATGGGTCTCAGTTGGGCTTACAATTCACCAGTGCCAGAAGAGCAAGGGATTGGCATCATTAAGCATGCATTCAACCAAGGGATCACCTTCTTTGACACCTCTGACATTTATGGACCTCATACTAATGAGATCTTGGTTGGCAAG GCATTGAAGGAGTTGCCTAGAGAGAAGATCCAATTGGCAACTAAGTTCGGCGTTGAAAGATCGAGTAGAGATGGTGCCATGGTGGTGAATGGGAGACCAGAGTATGTGAGGGCTTGTTGTGAAGCCAGTCTCAAGAGACTCCAAGTTGACTATATTGATTTGTATTATCAGCATAGGATTGATCAAACTGTTCCTATTGAAGAAACT ATCGGAGAATTGAAAAAATTGGTGGCAGAAGGGAAAGTGAAGTACATTGGCTTATCAGAAGCCAGCCCTGATACAATCAGGCGTGCTCATGCGGTGCATCCTATTTCTGCAGTTCAGATGGAATGGTCCTTGTGGGCTCGTGATATTGAACAAGAGATTATCCCACTTTGCAG AGAGCTTGGAATTGGAATAGTACCATACAGTCCACTTGGCCGGGGATTTTTTGGTGGCAAAGGAGTTGTAGAAAGACTTTCTGAAAATACATTCttg GCTTCGCATCCAAGGTTCGTTGGTGAGAACTTGGAGAGGAACAAAAGCACTGTATGTGAGAGTTGA